A genomic window from Triticum urartu cultivar G1812 chromosome 7, Tu2.1, whole genome shotgun sequence includes:
- the LOC125521477 gene encoding uncharacterized protein LOC125521477: MAVILCMLLAIGVLVLGATMLAVYLIYKPQMPYMEVTNAQLLQLDYSPADGVIRDIKFKFDLLAKNTNSKVDTSFSSFNIDVNFNGTTLLQLSTETFTVARESSVTLPYSGESRGTRLDPAGMQPMEEAVRSELVPITLSGKARTRWKKGVFLKVGFWTRLNCPLDFYYRTGNVAPIDHDTCRSRSP, encoded by the coding sequence ATGGCGGTGATCCTGTGCATGCTGCTGGCCATCGGCGTCCTCGTGTTGGGCGCCACGATGTTGGCCGTGTACTTGATCTACAAGCCCCAGATGCCGTACATGGAGGTGACCAACGCGCAGCTCCTGCAGCTCGACTACAGCCCGGCCGACGGCGTCATCAGGGACATAAAGTTCAAGTTCGATCTTCTGGCCAAGAACACCAACTCCAAGGTCGACACCTCCTTCTCCAGCTTCAACATCGACGTCAACTTCAACGGCACCACCCTGCTACAGCTGAGCACCGAGACCTTCACCGTCGCCCGGGAGAGCTCCGTCACGCTGCCGTACAGCGGGGAGTCGCGCGGGACGAGGCTGGACCCCGCCGGGATGCAGCCCATGGAGGAGGCGGTCAGGTCCGAGCTGGTGCCGATCACCCTGTCCGGCAAGGCGCGGACGCGGTGGAAGAAGGGCGTCTTCCTCAAGGTCGGCTTCTGGACGCGCCTCAATTGCCCCCTCGACTTCTACTACCGCACCGGCAACGTCGCGCCCATCGACCACGACACCTGCCGCTCCAGGTCGCCGTAG